One window from the genome of Leptospira johnsonii encodes:
- a CDS encoding beta strand repeat-containing protein — protein MSTGINPTKKFYAALACSFLLFQGCVAWPLLTGAVGLAAGKKGGGGLLFLPGGGTPTLSRVEISSPNSSFAKTTSMSLVATAAYSNGTHKDITADAVWSTSDSSIISIAAGGQATGTGVGTADIGITYESKTAQISLSVTSAPLSTISISCVNQTDSLPKGITRQCALTGNFADGSNQDLTNDPNTTWSTGSSAVATIDSAGLVTGVDAGTTSIRASYNSLNANNLSLTVSSAALVSIAVTPTSKSLALGKNQQYTATGTYTDNSNQDITNSVTWNSSDTVVATISNTAGSRGFLSTEDMGTSTITASLNSISGNTDVTVTAAVLESISITPSSPSTPKGRTLNLVATGIFSDGHNETITDQVTWSSEDASIATVDNGSGFEGRASGINVGTVDITAEIGGIGETVSFSVTAAVLDSIQLTADDSSIAKGTSTAILATGVYSDGTSQNITGSVSWSSSQTSVLQLGSLTATPKKQVHSPNSGSLGTSTITATSGSISGTVNITVTAAKLVSIAVTPTNPSVAKGLTKDFTATGTYTDSSTQDLTTSVTWASSDTSKATISNASGTEGKATGAAVGTSNITATLGSITSPSSTLTVTAAVLQSITITPSNPSVAKGRSENLSATGTYSDNSTQDLTTSVTWASSSNSTVGVSNVNGTKGKAIGVSVGTATITATLGSVSNSITFTVTSAVLDSIEVHITDSSIAKGTSTLAEATGTYSDGTTSDITDQVVWGSSQTSIIQLGVLTAVPKKTLTSPNNGSLGISNISATLGSVSGNANLTVTAATLVSIQVDPTNPSVAKGLTQNFTATGTYTDASTQDLTTSVTWTSSSTSKATISNAGGSNGLATTLATGTTNITATLGSVTSPASVLTVTAAALTSITIAPSPTLSIAKGRTQNFTATGHYTDSTTSDLTTQVTWSSFDQTKATVSNTSGTNGKLTALQEGSTQISASYSSVTSTDTAVTVTAAALDSISITPTNSSLAKGYTTPFTANGVYSDATTLDITTQVTWASSNTSSSTISNSSGNEGVATAVAVGTSTISATLGSVSSSTNFTVTAAALVSISVSPTNSNVYTTQTKDFTATGTYSDSTTQNLTTSVTWASSDTSKATISNASGTEGRATGVAAGTITISATSGSVSGNTQLTVVFLDITAPTVSNVVSLSPTTIRVTFSESVNTTQATTASNYKLALTSAVSGSCSDNSNFSSTSNISVSSVSGSGAIYTLTLASSQTSGTNYTVIVNKSGVQDLSVSPNNLGCANYGDFVGQEQLKVSSASCASTGTVIINFSKPIKSGNNVSGSAECSSTSECANRYTFVGTTDLGTINSAKILDGVICGGATADSAKVCVTHSLLQTGAQYTIIAANNVNGDGFDNTSWGSIRDSGDSENIQSSPRDRASFLGCGTSPVNFGDGPISVDPNGSTFGYLADFNNKIYTGPNNVGNGALRFAYDGSNPESVQFSFAKDTTGQNSDTSNVSSNSATTRENSIAVPPYVTLGHSGCTQNDATLANGCGPDNESGRGIFTTGSLASNPYIFIAAARTVPSGANYNFDYIYYSNDTSTNLNYKYIDMSTITGTVTAGTSSISVLNDRVFPGFAKPSNDGSGTGGGLNAPDFGYITFNTADTGTGNCTAGSNCDAYDGSNGRRIRIDYMPFFGGPSAGGNGSINNSPNWGYYIGVDSSIVFKDRIYAANGGLHAVGHNGSIIRSNSASPTTACSSKNNCADWTEVGPRTNTKWHNSTTNNWFSLELAKFYDLIPADRAFAQFAEFNDKLYVTRTICIQGTQATGIRTSPGTVAGCTDGTDTNRRAQLWKCDPTTTGGSTECDSGDWSVVGDDGNGITNFGDSTNKTITMVAKNGSYLYVGFDNPSGIRIYRTNTTNPGSASNVWTQVANGGLTDSTNVQQIFSAVSVNTGGVYYLYVSVGKNNTPVRVYRQQNL, from the coding sequence ATGAGCACCGGAATCAACCCCACCAAAAAATTCTACGCTGCACTTGCGTGCTCGTTTCTTCTTTTCCAAGGATGCGTTGCCTGGCCTTTACTAACGGGAGCTGTTGGGCTCGCGGCAGGAAAGAAAGGTGGTGGAGGGTTATTATTCCTTCCGGGTGGAGGAACTCCTACATTAAGTAGAGTAGAGATCTCTTCTCCAAATTCTAGTTTTGCAAAGACTACTAGTATGTCGTTGGTGGCGACTGCTGCATACTCTAACGGAACTCACAAAGACATTACTGCGGACGCTGTATGGAGCACCAGCGATTCCAGCATTATTTCTATTGCAGCAGGTGGACAGGCCACAGGTACGGGAGTGGGAACTGCAGATATCGGCATCACTTACGAAAGCAAGACTGCACAAATTTCTCTTTCGGTTACTTCGGCTCCTTTAAGCACTATTTCAATTTCTTGTGTAAACCAAACGGACAGTTTGCCTAAAGGGATTACTAGGCAATGTGCTTTAACCGGTAACTTTGCGGACGGATCTAACCAAGACTTAACTAACGATCCAAATACTACATGGAGCACAGGGAGTTCTGCAGTCGCTACTATCGATTCCGCAGGACTTGTGACTGGAGTAGATGCGGGAACTACTTCGATCCGAGCTTCGTATAATTCATTAAATGCAAATAATTTATCTTTAACTGTTAGTTCGGCTGCATTAGTTTCCATCGCAGTAACACCTACCAGCAAGTCACTGGCATTGGGTAAAAATCAACAGTACACTGCAACTGGAACTTATACGGACAATTCTAACCAAGATATTACGAACTCAGTAACTTGGAATTCTTCCGATACCGTGGTAGCGACTATAAGCAATACTGCAGGGTCCAGAGGGTTTTTATCTACAGAAGATATGGGAACTTCTACCATAACTGCTTCCTTAAATTCCATAAGCGGAAACACTGATGTAACAGTTACCGCTGCCGTATTAGAAAGTATTTCTATCACTCCGTCTAGCCCAAGCACTCCTAAGGGAAGAACCTTAAATCTAGTAGCTACTGGAATTTTCTCAGACGGGCATAATGAAACGATTACCGATCAAGTTACCTGGTCCAGTGAAGATGCTTCTATCGCGACTGTGGATAACGGTTCCGGATTTGAAGGTAGAGCTTCCGGTATCAATGTAGGAACAGTGGATATCACTGCTGAGATAGGCGGGATAGGTGAAACCGTATCCTTCTCCGTAACTGCTGCCGTTTTAGATTCCATCCAATTAACTGCAGATGATTCTTCCATCGCAAAAGGAACAAGCACTGCGATCTTAGCAACCGGGGTTTACTCAGACGGAACTTCTCAAAATATCACCGGTTCCGTTTCTTGGAGCAGCTCTCAGACTTCGGTCCTACAATTGGGAAGTTTAACTGCTACACCTAAAAAACAAGTGCACTCTCCAAATAGCGGATCTTTAGGAACTTCTACCATCACCGCAACTTCCGGAAGCATTAGCGGCACTGTGAACATCACTGTCACCGCTGCGAAATTAGTCTCCATTGCAGTAACTCCAACAAATCCAAGTGTAGCGAAAGGATTAACCAAAGACTTCACTGCGACCGGAACTTATACGGATAGTTCCACTCAGGATCTTACTACTTCAGTTACTTGGGCTTCTTCCGATACAAGCAAGGCTACGATCAGCAACGCTTCCGGAACAGAAGGTAAGGCTACGGGAGCCGCGGTCGGAACTTCGAATATCACCGCTACTTTAGGATCGATTACCTCTCCTTCTAGCACTCTGACTGTGACTGCAGCGGTTTTACAATCGATCACGATTACTCCTTCCAATCCGAGTGTTGCCAAAGGAAGATCCGAAAACCTAAGCGCGACCGGAACTTATTCGGATAATTCCACTCAGGATCTTACTACTTCAGTTACTTGGGCAAGCTCCAGTAATTCGACTGTGGGTGTAAGTAACGTAAACGGAACCAAAGGAAAGGCTATAGGCGTTTCTGTTGGAACTGCAACAATCACTGCAACCCTAGGCTCCGTATCCAACTCCATCACATTTACGGTAACTTCTGCTGTGCTGGATTCGATCGAAGTTCATATAACGGATTCTTCTATCGCCAAGGGAACTTCTACGCTTGCAGAAGCAACGGGAACCTATTCCGACGGAACCACTTCGGATATCACAGACCAAGTAGTTTGGGGTAGTTCTCAAACTTCTATCATTCAATTGGGAGTTTTAACTGCGGTACCTAAAAAGACCCTGACTTCTCCTAATAATGGTTCTTTAGGAATATCTAATATTTCCGCCACCTTAGGAAGTGTCAGTGGAAATGCGAACCTTACTGTGACCGCGGCCACTTTGGTTTCTATCCAAGTGGATCCTACGAATCCAAGTGTTGCAAAAGGACTTACTCAGAACTTTACTGCGACAGGAACTTATACCGATGCAAGCACCCAGGATCTCACAACTTCAGTAACTTGGACAAGCTCAAGTACTAGCAAGGCTACGATCAGTAATGCCGGAGGAAGTAACGGCCTTGCGACCACTCTTGCAACAGGAACCACAAATATCACTGCGACTTTGGGATCGGTAACTTCTCCTGCAAGCGTATTGACTGTGACCGCTGCGGCTCTTACAAGCATCACGATTGCTCCTTCTCCTACTTTAAGTATCGCGAAGGGACGCACTCAAAACTTCACTGCAACAGGACATTATACGGACAGTACCACTTCGGATCTGACTACTCAGGTTACTTGGAGTTCTTTCGACCAGACTAAGGCAACTGTTAGCAATACTTCCGGAACCAACGGTAAACTGACCGCTCTCCAAGAAGGAAGCACTCAGATTTCTGCAAGCTATAGTTCCGTAACCAGCACGGATACTGCGGTTACAGTAACAGCAGCAGCTCTGGACAGCATCTCCATCACTCCGACTAATTCGAGTTTGGCGAAAGGATATACAACTCCATTCACCGCAAACGGTGTGTATTCGGACGCTACTACATTGGATATCACGACTCAGGTGACCTGGGCTTCTTCCAATACTTCCTCCTCTACGATAAGCAATTCGAGCGGAAACGAAGGTGTGGCCACTGCAGTAGCAGTCGGAACAAGCACGATCTCTGCAACCTTGGGTTCTGTATCCTCTTCCACCAACTTTACTGTGACGGCCGCAGCATTGGTCTCTATCTCCGTATCTCCTACGAATAGTAACGTGTATACGACTCAAACTAAAGATTTCACTGCAACTGGAACTTACTCTGACTCAACTACTCAGAACCTGACAACTAGCGTTACCTGGGCTTCTTCCGATACGAGCAAGGCGACAATCAGCAATGCTTCCGGAACAGAAGGTAGAGCAACAGGTGTCGCAGCAGGCACAATCACAATCTCTGCGACCAGCGGTTCCGTGAGCGGAAATACTCAATTGACAGTAGTGTTCTTGGATATTACAGCTCCAACCGTATCTAACGTGGTTTCCTTGAGCCCAACTACTATAAGGGTGACCTTCTCCGAATCTGTAAACACCACACAAGCAACCACCGCTTCCAATTATAAATTGGCTCTAACCTCTGCGGTAAGCGGCTCTTGTTCGGATAATAGTAACTTCTCCTCTACTTCCAACATCTCAGTTTCTTCTGTAAGTGGAAGCGGGGCAATCTATACTCTTACCTTGGCTTCTTCTCAAACTTCCGGAACCAACTATACAGTGATCGTAAATAAGAGTGGTGTCCAAGATCTTTCAGTAAGTCCGAACAATTTGGGTTGCGCGAACTACGGAGACTTTGTTGGACAAGAACAGTTAAAAGTCAGTTCGGCTTCTTGCGCAAGCACCGGAACTGTGATCATCAACTTCTCCAAACCGATCAAGTCGGGAAACAACGTAAGCGGTTCCGCAGAATGTAGCAGCACTTCAGAATGTGCGAACAGGTATACATTTGTCGGAACAACAGACTTAGGCACTATCAATTCCGCTAAGATACTGGATGGTGTGATCTGCGGTGGAGCGACTGCCGATTCTGCAAAAGTTTGTGTGACTCATAGCTTATTACAAACCGGAGCTCAGTACACGATCATCGCCGCGAATAATGTGAATGGAGACGGATTCGATAATACTTCCTGGGGATCCATCCGTGATTCGGGAGATTCCGAAAATATCCAATCCTCTCCAAGAGACAGGGCTTCCTTCTTAGGTTGTGGAACTTCTCCTGTAAACTTTGGAGACGGTCCGATCTCCGTTGATCCGAACGGTTCTACATTCGGTTATTTGGCAGACTTTAATAATAAGATCTATACCGGACCAAACAACGTAGGTAACGGAGCATTACGTTTCGCTTACGATGGTTCTAATCCTGAATCGGTCCAGTTCTCCTTTGCAAAAGATACTACGGGTCAAAATTCCGACACTTCTAACGTTAGTTCTAACTCTGCAACGACCAGAGAGAACAGTATCGCAGTTCCACCTTACGTGACCTTAGGACACTCCGGTTGTACCCAAAACGATGCTACTCTTGCAAACGGTTGTGGTCCGGACAATGAAAGTGGCAGGGGAATTTTCACCACAGGATCCTTGGCAAGTAACCCTTATATCTTCATAGCAGCCGCAAGAACTGTTCCGAGTGGAGCGAACTATAACTTCGATTATATCTACTACTCGAACGATACTTCTACCAACCTGAATTACAAATACATTGATATGTCTACAATTACAGGAACTGTAACTGCAGGTACTTCTTCTATCAGCGTCTTGAACGATAGAGTATTCCCTGGTTTTGCAAAACCAAGTAATGATGGATCCGGAACCGGTGGAGGATTGAACGCTCCTGACTTCGGATATATCACATTTAATACCGCTGACACAGGGACAGGAAACTGTACTGCAGGTTCCAATTGTGACGCTTACGACGGTAGCAACGGTAGAAGGATACGTATCGATTATATGCCTTTCTTCGGAGGACCTTCTGCCGGAGGAAATGGAAGCATAAACAATAGCCCGAACTGGGGATATTATATCGGAGTGGATTCATCCATCGTATTCAAGGACAGGATTTACGCTGCGAACGGAGGCCTACACGCTGTAGGGCATAACGGTTCGATCATCCGCTCCAATTCCGCAAGCCCGACTACTGCTTGTTCCTCTAAGAATAATTGTGCGGACTGGACAGAAGTAGGACCAAGAACCAATACGAAATGGCATAATAGCACCACGAACAACTGGTTCTCCCTTGAACTTGCAAAATTTTACGATTTGATCCCTGCGGACAGAGCATTCGCTCAGTTTGCTGAGTTCAACGATAAGTTGTATGTGACTCGGACCATCTGTATCCAAGGAACTCAGGCTACCGGGATCCGCACAAGTCCGGGAACAGTGGCAGGATGTACCGACGGAACAGACACAAACCGCAGAGCTCAACTTTGGAAATGTGATCCTACCACCACTGGAGGTAGCACTGAATGTGATTCTGGAGATTGGAGCGTAGTAGGAGACGACGGAAACGGTATTACCAACTTCGGAGATTCTACTAATAAGACGATCACGATGGTGGCTAAGAACGGATCTTATCTCTATGTAGGATTCGATAATCCGAGCGGTATCCGTATCTATCGCACGAATACAACCAACCCTGGATCCGCTTCGAACGTATGGACCC